In Planctomycetota bacterium, the genomic stretch CGCAAGCCAACCTCTTCGGCGCGGCCGACGTGACGATTCCCACCGACTTCCTGCGCGTGCTCACCCCCGCCGAGCTGCTGGCGCTGGGCGACTACAACATCGGCGGCCCCGCCGGCAACGGCATCTTCTACAACATCGGCAACCGGCCCGGCGAGGACCTGCTGGTGCAGCTGCGGGTGTCGTACCAGGGCGACACGTGGTCCAGCCCCGTAGCCCAGTTCACCGGCGTGCCCGAGCCGGCCACGTGCCTGCTGCTCGTGGGCGGCCTGATGGCGCTGGCCCGAAGGCGCCGCCGCCTGAGCTGATCGCCCCTGCGAACACACGGGGGCCTGGGCCTCAGAGGCGAGGCCCAGGCCCCCGTCCACATCGTCGCCGCTCGTGCGGCGCTCAGGCGGTTCCCACACCCGCGTCCGCGCTCGCAGCGCCGTAGCGCCCGAGCTTGTTGCGCAGGGTGCGCGGCGTCACGCGCAGCAGGCGGGCGGCCTCGGTCTTGTTGCCGCCCGTGCTCGCGAGCGTCCTGAGGATCAGGTCGCGCTCCACCTCGTCAATCGAGCGCCCGGCTGCCAGGCCCCCGCTCGCCGCCACGCAGCGGCCCTCCACCACGTCGGCCGGCAGGTCCCCAGGCCCCAGCACCTCGCCCGCGCCTAGCACCACGGCGCGGTGGATGATGTTGCGGAGTTCCCGCACGTTGCCCGGCCACGGGTGGCGCTTCAGAATCTCCATCGCCTCACGCGCCACGGCGCGGACGGGCGAGTCGCACTCGCGGCGGAACCGCCGCAGGAAGTGGCTGACCAGCAGCGGAATGTCCTCCCGCCTTTCGCGCAGCGGCGGCAGCACCACGAGCACCACGTTCAGGCGGTGGTACAGGTCGCCGCGGAAGCGCCCCTCGGCCACCTCGCGGGGCAGGTCGCGGTTGGTTGTGCACACCAGCCGCACGTCCACCCGAACGGTCTCATTGCCGCCCACGCGCTCGAACTCCTCCTCCTCGATGGCGCGCAGCAGCTTGGCCTGGAGGTGGAGGGGAATCTCCGAGACCTCGTCGAGCAGCAGCGTGCCGCCGTGGGCCAGCTCGAACCGGCCGCGCCGGAGCGCGAGGGCGCCCGTGAAGGCGCCGCGTTCGTGGCCGAACAGCTCGCTCTCGAGCAGCGTCTCCGAGAGGGCGGCGCAGTTGACCTTCACGAAGGGCCCGCGGGCGCGCGGGCCGCCCCTGTGGGCGAGCTGCGCGATCAGTTCCTTGCCCGTGCCGCTCTCGCCCTGGACGAGCAGCGTGGCCTTGCTCGCCGCGGCCCGGCCCACCGTGGCCACCACCTCCACCAGCCGCGGGTGGCGGCCCACCAGCTCGGCGTCGCGCTCCGGCGGCGCAGGCCGCGCCGGCCGCGCGGCCAGCCGCTCGCGCCAGGCGCCCGCCCGCGCGAGCCAGTGCGCGATGCTCTCGGGCGAGAGCGGCCCGGCCACACAGCCGAAGGCGCCCGCGCGCCGCGCGGCGGCCAGCCAGCCGCCGTCCGCCTCGGGGCCCAGCACGATCAGGGGAGTATCCCGGGTCACCTCGCGCGCGGCCGCTGGCAGGCCCTTCGGGCCCCAGGCATCCTCCCGCGCCACGTCGGCGAACACGAGGTCGGCCCCCTCGCGCACCAGGAGGCGTTGCGCCTCCGCGCCGTTCTCGGCCACGGCGACCCGGCACCCGTGGCGCGCCAGCAGCTCGGTGAGAAGCGCGCGGCGCGGCCCCTCGGGGCCCGCCACCAGCACCCGCTCCACCCCCATCAAGCCCCTCCCTCATCCCGCGCAAGGGGCCGCATGGGGCGTGAACTCGGCCAGCCGGCCCGCCGCGCCGCGGGCCTCGCGCAGGGCCCGACGCGCGGCCGCGCCGCGGCTCGCCAGGAGTTCCTCGTTGCGCATCTCCTGCGCCCGGAGGCCGTCTATCGCTCCCAGGATCCGGTCGAGCAGGCCGTTGAGCCGCTCGCGCGCGTCCGGCGTCGGCCCCAGGTCCCACCACCGTTGCTTCAGCGGCTCGAGCTCCAGCTCGATCCGTCCGATCGCGCGCAGGAGCTCGTCCTTGCGCGGAAACAGGGCGGCGTACTCCGCCACCCCCTCCCCTCGACGCAGCAGGCTGCCCTGTTCCCGGGCGAGGAAGAGCAACTCCTGGTACATCTCGGCCTCCACGGCGTAGCTGCTCAGGAGCGCCTCGACCAGGGGGGTGGAGTTCGTCGAGAGGGCCATCCGTCGCTCTCCTCGAGAAAAGGGGCAGGAGCAGGACAAGGGTGTCGGGGCGTTGAGACAGCGGAGGGCAGCCGCCAGCCAGCCGTGCCGGCCCGGCGCCGGCGCGGCGTGTGCGGCACACACAGCGCGCCGCAGGCGGGAGAGCTGGCAGCCTCTGGGGCGCCTTGTCCTGCTCCTTGCCTTGGTGGCTCTTGTCGAACACCCGAACATTGCGGAACGACGAGAGCAAACCCCATGCCGGAACTCCGGCCGGCTGCCCCAAGCTGCCCGCCGACAGCGCCGGGCTGTCGGGCTTCGCGGCGGCAAATAGGTCCTCACACGGGAGTTACACACGCGGCGCACGCGCTTGCCGTCGGGCGAGCGAGCCCGGCCGCGGTGCGGGGCGGTCGGGCAGCGCGGGGGAGTTGGGGAGCCCTTGCTCTAGAGCCGCCGCCATACTCGCCGCGGGATCGGCGTAGCCGCGCGGGCGGGGGAAAGGAGGGGGAAGGCCCCGCGAGCGTCCGGCACTGTTCTGCCATCGAGCCAGCCTGAGCCACACGCCTTTGCCCAGTGATTCCGGAAACGGTGCCGCGAGTCCTTCCCCCCATAGTCCTGCGCGCCGGGCGACACCTCGGCGCGGGGTTCTGCCGTCTGTGCCCTCGGGGTCAGAGGCCCGCGCGCCGGGCGCTCTTTGCCGCCCGGCGGCGCATTCCTTCCCACGAAAAGGCCCTTTTCCGATGGCCGCGGGGGTATCTGCAACGCCCATGCCGCGCGCCGCCCCCCCTGCGTGCGGGCACACCAGGGAGCCGACGGCCCACACCGCGAGCGCTTGGGGCTGGCGAGACCCGCCCTCCCAAAGGAATGTGTACCGACTGAATATTTGGGCTTGACAGACCTTGTGCGGGTCGGTATAACCTATGTCAACCTGGCGCAGCACAAGATGTAGCATCGCGCAGGGGCCGAGACGCGCAATCTAGTGGAGGACCTATGGCCGCCTTCATTGCCGACGCTGCCAAGGCCATCGGCGTCTCTCCCGCAACGCTCAAGCGATGGTTCCGCTCCGCGAAGGTCCGCGACGTCGCTCGCGACCGCAATGGCTACCGCGTGTTCGAGCTCAGCGACATCGAGCGCCTTCGCGCCTACGCCAACCAGCGCATCGAGCCCGAGACGCCCTTCGGCCGGAACACCGACGGCCGCTCGCTGGCCGTGAACTGATGAGATGCGCCGCCGCGGGAGGCCGCGCGCCGGCGCTCTGTGTCCGATGGCAGGCCTCGTGGCTGTTCCCCGTCCTCGCCCAGGCCGCGACCCGATGTCGAACAACGCCTTCTTCAAGTTCTTCCAGGACCTCGTGCTCTCGCGCACCTGGAAGAAGCTCACGCCCTCGGCGCGCACCCTCTACCCCGTGCTCGCGATCCACACGGACCGGGATTTCAAGCCCGTGTGGCCATCGCTCAAGCGCCTCAAGCACCTCAGCGGCCTGGGCAACAGCGGCATCGCGTCCGCCCTCCAGAGCCTTCAGGAGAACGGCCTCATCCGCATCTGGTCGGGCAAGCACAAGGACGGGAACCGGAACAACACCTACCAGTTCGTCTTCTCCTACGAAGGCTGCCAGATCGACCTTGCCCCGCCACAGGGCAAGGCTAGCCCCGCTGCGGGGGTAGGCCTGTCCCCGGCAGAGGGCAAGGCTACCCCCTTCACCCACGCGCCCCTACTCCCACAGGAAGACATCCTGCCCCCACGGAAGGGCACAAACAAGAGATCCAGAACAACAGGTACCGGCCCAACCAAAACCACCACAACAATCCACGGCGACGTCCACATCAACATTGACCACGGCACTAAACCCGCTGTTGTTGACTCGCTTAAGCAGTTCTTCACCGACGCCATGGCCCGCCAGCTCGCCCACGAATACCCGCCCGACTACATCCAAGAGAAGATCGAGATCACGCGCTACAACCACGAGCGCGGCAAAGTGCGCGACCCCGCGGCCTACCTCCGCCGCGCCCTCTCGCAAGACTACAGCCGGCCCCCCGGCTTCACCACCGCCGGCGAACGCGACCAGGCGCAAGCGCAGAACAGCAAGGTCCGTGAACTCATGACCCGCATCCGCGACCGCGCCATCAAGATCGCGCGCCACCGATCTACCGGGGAGATCAGTCTCGTAGACGTTCCCACCGACCTCGCCTACATCATCCTCCAGGGGCGCCACGGCACACGCTGCATCAACACCTGGGACGACGTGCAGCAGTTCGACTTCGAGTGAACGCGGCCCGCCCCCGCCACCTGTCATTCCTGCGCCACCTCCAGAGGGGAACCTCCCGCGGGTTGCGAACCCGCGGGAGGTTAGGGTTGGACCCAGGAACGTCCGGACCTCCGCCCCCACGCGGAGCGCAGGGGCGAGCATGATTTCTCACCTTCTCATCCCTACACTCTGCTCCTTCTTCTCGTCCCTACGCTCTGCGTAGGGACGCGCCTCTTGGCCGCTCCGCGGCCTCTTCGTCTTCGGGGGAGATTGGACGCGCGAGTCAGGAACCTCCCGCGGGTTGCGAACCCGTGGGCTTCGCCAGGGGCACACACTGCGCCTGGAACCGACCTGCGAACCACCCCCCCGAATGTTCCAATGCGTTCGGGAGAGAGGCCCCTGGAGCGCACAGAAGCCGGAAGAAGGCAGGGCAACGACCCCGCAACTTCAGACATCGCAACCGCCTCACCTATCCCACACGACGCAGGCAGCAGACAGCATCCCCGGGGGGCCGAGGCGGAGAAACACGCGGCCTCCGCAGAAGCAGACTTGGCCGCCCCGATACAAGCAACCAGCCGCGACCATGCCTGGCTCCGTGACCGGCATCTCGGATAGCGCAGCCCCCCTGCGGCGCACGTTGCTCACCTCCCGCCGGCGCAGCCTCCGGTCCTGGCGACGCCACTGTCGCCCACGCGCGGGAGGAAAAAGGGTCTTCAGGGTTTCGCGATCCTGGCGTGACTGGCCCGGTGCAGGGCGCGGGCATGCCAGCTCCTCGCGGACATGGCGGTTCCTCGGGAGGGCTCTGCCGAGCGGCTGGCGGGCGCAGCCTGCCCATGCTGTATCAACCCTGTGAGGCGAGGAGTGATACAGCATGGGTAGATGGGCGAGAATGAGCGATTCTCGCGGCTCCGGCCATATTCGCTCATCTGCGCGATGAGCAACTATGGGAGCGGGACTGGCCGGAGGGCGTAAGGCAGTGGGGCATAGAGGGTTATGGGATGGCCCCCGCGGGCGCCGCGGCACCCGTCGCACGCTCCCTGATGGCGGCCGCGCCGGGATCGCCAAACCCTGATGAGCCAGGAAAAAGCTTCCATCCACCGGGCACTGTCTTCCCACGGCGCGCCGCGCGCCCACCTACTTCGACAGCGCTGCACCCTCGCGGCCAGCGTCGCAAGGCCAAAGACTGCTGTGGGTTACCTGCCTCGGGGCAATGGTTCGTCCCCGCCTACCTCAGCGCCGGCATAGCACTTGCTTCGCGATTGACCGCAGAACACTGCTCCTAGCCCAGCACCATCCCGGGAAACCGGGCGGAAACGAGAGACACCTCCTGCTCGTGAGGTCCACATGACCCCAACGGACCGGCCCGCTGCGAGATTTGCAGATACGACAACCCCCGATGGCTTGTCGCCTTTTCCCAACTCGACATAGAGTCTTGCTAACACGATGCTTACGGCATAGCGCAGACTACTTGATGACAGCGGTTGTCGGCAAAAGCGGAAAACCGGTCTGAGGAGCAAACCGGACCCGTTTCGGCTTACATGGCACAATCTACATCGTAAGATATGTATTGCCAATGATTTGAGCCTCTTGACGCCTGGCTCATCGCCGAGCGAGCCTTGCATGGCACAGCGTTTGCTCTCCCATGCAACTTCGGACGGGTTTCCGGCCTTTCGGCTGGGCCGGAGACGCTTAGTCGCTTGTACATGTCTCGTGTCCTGGACAGTACGGGACAGGTTCCGTGGTGTCCAGTGTTTGCTTCGGAGGTCTTCAGCCGATGGATCGGAAGGGACCCAACGGTCGCGTAACGATCACCGAGGCGGCCGAGCGAGTGGGCGTGACTCCCAAGACCCTCCTTCGTTGGGAGAAGGCGGGCAAGACACCAAAGCCGAAGCGCGACTGGCGCGGCTGGCGAGTCTACGAGCAGGAGGAACTCAGCCAGTTGGTGGCGTTCCACGACCGAATGTGTCAAGGGTGAAGAGCGGCGGGGCATGCGCGTCCCCGAATTCCCAATTCCCGGCTGTCAGCCAGATTGCTAAGGGAGAGCAGGATGACTGCGAAGACGCGTCTGTGGGTGCTTGGGCTGCTTGCTGTGGCGGTCGCCGGATGCGACGGATGGCCCTGCTGGATCAAGAACTTCGACGACATTGGCAAGGCCGCGACGCGCCACCAGCTCCGGGAAGTCGAGAAGCGCTTCGAGCGCTTCAACGAAACCTACCGCATTGGCATTCCCGACGTCCTCAGCATCAACGTGCCAGACCACCCGGACCTCAGCGGGTCCTACGAGGTGCGTCCCGACGGCAACATCTCCTTCCCGCTCCTGAAGGACGTGTACGTCGAGGGCCTCACCCCGATGCAGCTCAGCGACTATCTCGCCAAGGAGCTCGAGCGCTACGTCAAGAAGGTGGACGTGCTGGTGACCGTGACCGGCCTCTACAGCAAGACCGTCTACCTGGCGGGGCGCACGCAGAGCAGCCTCCGAGCCTTCCGCTTCACAGGCGACATGACGGTGGTGGACCTCGTCGCGCTCCAGGGCGGCTACACGAAGATGGACTACTCGAGCCGCATCCGCCTGATGCGCGACAACCCGGACCGCAAGGAGATCTACCGCATTCGGTTCGACGACATCCTGCGTGGCGACTTCAAGACCAATGTGCTCGTGAAGAACCGCGACATCCTCTACATCCCGGCCACGCTGTGGGCCGAGGTCGGGTTCTTCTGCGACGAGTTGACGGCTCCCGCGCGCTCCGCCATCAACGGCATCCGCACATACACCGAACTCCCGTACGCGGGCAAGGATGCCGAGGAACGCGCCAGCCGAGCGCAGTCAACCCCATACTAGTCTCTTGCGCCACACCCGTGCCAGCGCACGATGTGCCCGCGGCGGGCTGAGCGACCACCGGAGAACTACGTACTATGCCTGCCATCCAGCCCCGAAAGCCCCAGCAGCAGTTTGACTTCCACAGGTACCTCGGCATCCTGTGGCGGCGTAAGTGGCTCCTGATCATCCCCCTCGCGGTCTGCGTGCCGCTCGCGCTCGTGGCCGCCTACGCCTACCCTACCGAGTACAAGTCCACCGCCATCCTGGAGTTGCAGGACAACCGCCCCATCGGCGACACCACCCCCGCGCAGACGGCAGCCGGCTCGGCCATCATGGCCGTGAAGACCCGCGCCATGAGCTGGAGCGCCGTGCGCGAGATCGTGCTGAGCCGCAAGGTGGACTTCGGGCGCGAGATCGACCCGGACGATCGCCGCCAGTTCGAGAAGATCTACTCCGAGATTGAGCGACGCACACAGGTCATGCCCCTGGGGGGCAAGCACCTGTCCATTACCCACACGAGCATCAGCCCCGCGCGCAACGCGGCCCTCGTCAACGAGATCGTGAAGAAATTCGTCGGCGCCGACCGCAAGGAGGCGCAAGAGCGCGCCAAGAGCGACCTCAAGTACTACCGCGACAAGTTCGCCGCCGCCAAGACCGCGCTCGCCGAAATTGACAACCAGTTGCGCGAGTTCAACCAGCAGAACCCCTGGCTCACCGAGACCCTGGCCGAGATCCACAAAGAGTACAAGGACGCCGAGACGGAAGAACTGGTCCTTCGCCAGCGGATCAAAGGGGTCGAGGAGACCGTGGCCGAGCTGCGCAAGGAACTGAGCAAGGAGAAGCCGGAGCTCACCCGCAAGGTGCGCCCCGAGCCCACACCCGAGGTGCTCGAGAACAAGCGCAAGTACGAGCAGGCCAAGGCGCGCTTCGACCAGGCCAAGGAGTACTATCAGCAGGTCAGCTCGCGCTACACCATGGCCCACCCCCGCTGCCAGGAGGCCCGCGCGGTCTTCGAGAAGGAAGCCGCCGCGTTCGAGCAGGTGAAGGGCCTGGTCATGGACGACCCCAAGGAGCTCGAGGTCTCGGAGCCGAACCCGAAGTACGCCGCCATCCAGGCGCGCATTGCGGCGCAGGAGAAGGAGATTGACCGGCTCAACGCGCAGCGGCTCGACGCCAACAAGAAGGTCAGCGAACTCTACATCCGCGTGCGCAAGGCGCCGGAGCTTCTCGGGGAACGCCGCGCTCTGGAGGAGCAGCGCGCCACCGCCGCCGGCACCGCCGCCGAATACGCCAGCGGCGTGCGCGTGGCCGAGAAAGAGATGCAGCGTCTCCTCAGCGAAGCCTACAGCGCGCGGTTTGTGGTCCTCGAGTACGCGCGCGACGACTGGCGGCCCGTCCGCAGCGCACAGGCCAAGATCATCGTCCTGGGGCTCGTCCTCGGCCTGCTCACCGGCGCGGCGCTCATCGGCCTCGTCGAGTACCTCGACCAGACCTTCAAGAGCATTGACGATGCCCGCGACTACCTGGGCCTGCCGGCCCTCGGGGTGATTCCCGCCATCTTCACCCCGCGCGACCATCGCAGGAAGCTCTGGTTCCGAGTCCTCGCGATCAGCTCTGCCGTCTTCGTCGTGGGCGTGGCTGTGGCGATCTGGCTCACCGTGCCCGCCGCGAAGGAGTACCTCAACACGGGCTGGCAGACGTTCCAGGATTGGTTCGTCGAGGGCGGCTGGTAAGCCGGCTCTCGGCCTGCCAGGAAGGGATCGATGTACGAGAAGTTCTACGGCTTCGCCGAGAAGCCCTTTAACCTGACTCCGGACCCCGACTACTTCTTCCTGAGCTCCGTGCACCGGCGGGCGCTGGACTACCTGGTCTACGGCCTCGAGTCGGGCATGGGCTTCATCCAGGTCACCGGCGAGATCGGCTCGGGCAAGACCACCCTGATCAAGTGCCTGCTGCGCCAGCTCAGCCGCGAGGTCAAGGTCGCCTACGTCATCCACTCCAAGGGCACCTTCGTCCAGATCCTGCGGATGATCCTCGAGGACCTCGAGGTGGTGCCGGCTGACCAGAAACTGACGAAGGAGGCGCTCCTCAGCCGATTCCGCGACTACCTGGTCGAGCAGGCGCGCCGTCACAACAGCGTGGTCGTGATCATTGACGAGGCCCAGAACCTCCAGCTCGAGGTGCTCGAAGAGCTCCGCATGCTCTCGAACTTCGAGACCGAAAAGGCCAAGCTCCTCCAGATCGTGCTCGTGGGCCAGCCCGAGTTGCGCGACCTGCTGCGCCGGCCCGAGCTCGAGCAGCTCCGCCAGCGCATCACCGTGCGCTTCCACCTCTGCCCGCTCAACGAAGACGAGGCCCGCAGCTACATCCGCCACCGCCTCAAAGTGGCCGGCTCGAACGGCAGCGTGCGCTTCACCGCCGCCGCCTGCCGGCTCATCCACCGCTATTCCGGCGGCGTGCCGCGCCTGATCAACGTGGCCTGCGACGCCACGCTCGTCGCCGGCTTCGTCGAGGAGCGGCGCGTGTTCAACGAAGCCTTCGTGCGCAGCGCGCTCCGCGAGCTGGCCGACGATCGCCCCGAGCTGCTCGCCGAGCCCGGCGGCGCGGCCGAGGCCCCAGCCCCCGCGCCGCGGCCGACGCGCCGGTGGCCCCTCGTGGCGGCGGCGGCCGTCGCGCTCGCCCTTGCCCTCGCGGCGGCGCTCTTCGCCGTCCAGCGCACCGCGCCCGGCACGCCGGGCGGCGTCTGGAAAGGCCTGTTCGCGGCCCTTCGCAAGTAGCCCGCGCGCAGCGCACAGGAGAAAGCTGGCCGTGTCGAGAATCCAGAAAGCCCTCGAAAAGGCCCGGGCCGAACAAGCCCAGGCCCCGCGCCCCGCCGGCAACGAACCCGCGGGGCCCACCTATGTGGTCCGCCCGGCGCAAGGCGGACAGGTGGACCCGCACATCGTGGCCTACCACCACCCCCACTCGCACCTCACCGAGAGCTTCCGCCGCGTGAAGGCCATGATCCGCGGCATCGTCGGCGCCGACAAGCTCCGCACCTGCGCCATCACCAGCGCCGGCAAGGGCGAGGGCAAGAGCACCACCGCCCTCAACCTGGCCATCGCCATGTGCCAGGACTTCGACCAGCGCGTGTGCCTGGTGGACGCCGACCTGCGGCGCCCCCGCGTGCACCGTCTGCTCGGCTTCACGCCGCGCCGCGGGCTGAGCGACGTGCTCAACGGCGACGCCCTGCCCGAGGACGTGCTGATCGCCGACACCGTGCCGCGCCTCACGGTGCTGCCGGGCGGCCGCTCGTCGCGCACCCCCTCCGAAATGCTCGGCTCGCCGCGCATGCGCCAGCTCATCGAGGAGCTCAAGAGCCGCTTCGACTTCGTGCTCTTCGACACCCCGCCCGTGCTCACCGTGGCCGACGCCATCGTGCTGGGGCCCATGACCGACGGCGTCATCCTGGTCATCCAGGCGGGCAAGGTGCGCAAGCGCCCCGTCGAGCGCGCCGTCGAACTCCTCCACAACTCGCGGATCCTCGGCTTCATCCTCAACCGCGGCGACATGGTCCTCTCCCACTATGGCTACCGCTACTACGACCGCGGCTACTACTACTGAGACGCCGCCGTCCGGCCATCCGGGGAGCCCAGCACCGTGACCCAGACTCACGAATCCGCGCTGCTCCACAAGATCGCCGCCCGCGAGGCCGCCGTGGCCGTGGTCGGCCTCGGCTATGTCGGGCTGCCGCTCGCCGTCGAGTTCGCCCTCGCAGGCTTCCACGTATGGGGCATTGACGTGGACGCCGCTCGTGTCGCGGGCGTGAGCCGCGGCGAATCCTACATCGGCGATGTCCCCTCCGAAACCCTCGGCACCGTGGTCGCCCGCGGCCTCCTGCGCGCCTCCACCGACGCCGCCGTGACGGCCCACTGCGACGCCGCAATCATCTGCGTGCCCACCCCGCTGCGCAAGACCAAGGACCCCGACGTGTCCTTCATCGTGGACGCGGTGTCGAGGGTGCGCGCCCACGCTCACGCCGGGCAGCTCATCGTGCTCGAGAGCACCACCTATCCTGGCACCTGCGAGGAACTGGTGGCTCCCATGCTCGCCGAAACGGGGCTCGAGGTCGGCGGCGACCTCTTCCTCGCCTTCAGCCCTGAGCGCGTGGACCCCGGCAACAAGAAATTCACCACGCGCAACATCCCCAAAGTCGTCGGCGGCATCAACGAGGCCTCCACGCGCGTGGCGGCTGCCCTCTACGGCGCCGTCATCGAGCGCATCCATCCCGTCTCGTCCACCAAGACTGCCGAGATGGTCAAGCTGCTCGAGAACACCTTCCGCAGCGTCAACATCGGCCTCATCAACGAGCTGGCCATCATCTGCGACCGGATGGGGGTGGACGTCTGGGAGGTCATCGAGGCCGCGGCCACCAAGCCCTTCGGCTTCATGCCCTTCTACCCGGGGCCCGGCCTCGGCGGCCACTGCCTGCCCATTGACCCCATTTACCTGTCGTGGAAGGCCAAGCTCCTGGACGTCGAGGCCAACTTCATTGACCTGGCGGCCCGGGTCAACGCGGCCATGCCGCGCCACGTCGTCGAAAAGATCACCGCGGCCCTCAACGACGAGGCGAAACCCGTACGCGGCTCGCGCATCCTCGTCCTCGGCGTGGCCTACAAGCGCGACGTGGCCGACATCCGCGAGTCCCCCGCCCTCGACATCCTCAAGCACCTGATCGCCCTGGGCGCCCACGTGGCCTACAGCGACCCCCACGTGCCTCGGCTCCAGTACGGCGGCCTCGACCTCGCCTCCGTGGAACTCACGCCCGAAATCCTCGCAGCCCAGCACTGCGTCGTCATCGTCGCCAACCACACGGCGTTCGACTACCGCGCAGTGGTGGCTCACGCGCCCCTGGTGCTCGACACTCGCAATGCGGCCAGGGGCTGCGTGGGCCGCGCCCGCGTGGTCAAGCTGTGAGCCGGTCTCGCGCGGCGCCGCCGCTGCCGGGCGGCAGGCCGACCTGAAAGTGAGGCAGCGATGCGCCTGGTTGCAGCCGCCCTGGGAGCGGCCCTCCTCGTCATCGTCATCCTCGCGGGCACGCGCCTCTACCAGG encodes the following:
- a CDS encoding AAA family ATPase codes for the protein MYEKFYGFAEKPFNLTPDPDYFFLSSVHRRALDYLVYGLESGMGFIQVTGEIGSGKTTLIKCLLRQLSREVKVAYVIHSKGTFVQILRMILEDLEVVPADQKLTKEALLSRFRDYLVEQARRHNSVVVIIDEAQNLQLEVLEELRMLSNFETEKAKLLQIVLVGQPELRDLLRRPELEQLRQRITVRFHLCPLNEDEARSYIRHRLKVAGSNGSVRFTAAACRLIHRYSGGVPRLINVACDATLVAGFVEERRVFNEAFVRSALRELADDRPELLAEPGGAAEAPAPAPRPTRRWPLVAAAAVALALALAAALFAVQRTAPGTPGGVWKGLFAALRK
- a CDS encoding Wzz/FepE/Etk N-terminal domain-containing protein, whose protein sequence is MPAIQPRKPQQQFDFHRYLGILWRRKWLLIIPLAVCVPLALVAAYAYPTEYKSTAILELQDNRPIGDTTPAQTAAGSAIMAVKTRAMSWSAVREIVLSRKVDFGREIDPDDRRQFEKIYSEIERRTQVMPLGGKHLSITHTSISPARNAALVNEIVKKFVGADRKEAQERAKSDLKYYRDKFAAAKTALAEIDNQLREFNQQNPWLTETLAEIHKEYKDAETEELVLRQRIKGVEETVAELRKELSKEKPELTRKVRPEPTPEVLENKRKYEQAKARFDQAKEYYQQVSSRYTMAHPRCQEARAVFEKEAAAFEQVKGLVMDDPKELEVSEPNPKYAAIQARIAAQEKEIDRLNAQRLDANKKVSELYIRVRKAPELLGERRALEEQRATAAGTAAEYASGVRVAEKEMQRLLSEAYSARFVVLEYARDDWRPVRSAQAKIIVLGLVLGLLTGAALIGLVEYLDQTFKSIDDARDYLGLPALGVIPAIFTPRDHRRKLWFRVLAISSAVFVVGVAVAIWLTVPAAKEYLNTGWQTFQDWFVEGGW
- a CDS encoding MerR family DNA-binding transcriptional regulator is translated as MDRKGPNGRVTITEAAERVGVTPKTLLRWEKAGKTPKPKRDWRGWRVYEQEELSQLVAFHDRMCQG
- a CDS encoding polysaccharide biosynthesis/export family protein, yielding MTAKTRLWVLGLLAVAVAGCDGWPCWIKNFDDIGKAATRHQLREVEKRFERFNETYRIGIPDVLSINVPDHPDLSGSYEVRPDGNISFPLLKDVYVEGLTPMQLSDYLAKELERYVKKVDVLVTVTGLYSKTVYLAGRTQSSLRAFRFTGDMTVVDLVALQGGYTKMDYSSRIRLMRDNPDRKEIYRIRFDDILRGDFKTNVLVKNRDILYIPATLWAEVGFFCDELTAPARSAINGIRTYTELPYAGKDAEERASRAQSTPY
- a CDS encoding nucleotide sugar dehydrogenase, which encodes MTQTHESALLHKIAAREAAVAVVGLGYVGLPLAVEFALAGFHVWGIDVDAARVAGVSRGESYIGDVPSETLGTVVARGLLRASTDAAVTAHCDAAIICVPTPLRKTKDPDVSFIVDAVSRVRAHAHAGQLIVLESTTYPGTCEELVAPMLAETGLEVGGDLFLAFSPERVDPGNKKFTTRNIPKVVGGINEASTRVAAALYGAVIERIHPVSSTKTAEMVKLLENTFRSVNIGLINELAIICDRMGVDVWEVIEAAATKPFGFMPFYPGPGLGGHCLPIDPIYLSWKAKLLDVEANFIDLAARVNAAMPRHVVEKITAALNDEAKPVRGSRILVLGVAYKRDVADIRESPALDILKHLIALGAHVAYSDPHVPRLQYGGLDLASVELTPEILAAQHCVVIVANHTAFDYRAVVAHAPLVLDTRNAARGCVGRARVVKL
- a CDS encoding sigma-54 dependent transcriptional regulator, which encodes MGVERVLVAGPEGPRRALLTELLARHGCRVAVAENGAEAQRLLVREGADLVFADVAREDAWGPKGLPAAAREVTRDTPLIVLGPEADGGWLAAARRAGAFGCVAGPLSPESIAHWLARAGAWRERLAARPARPAPPERDAELVGRHPRLVEVVATVGRAAASKATLLVQGESGTGKELIAQLAHRGGPRARGPFVKVNCAALSETLLESELFGHERGAFTGALALRRGRFELAHGGTLLLDEVSEIPLHLQAKLLRAIEEEEFERVGGNETVRVDVRLVCTTNRDLPREVAEGRFRGDLYHRLNVVLVVLPPLRERREDIPLLVSHFLRRFRRECDSPVRAVAREAMEILKRHPWPGNVRELRNIIHRAVVLGAGEVLGPGDLPADVVEGRCVAASGGLAAGRSIDEVERDLILRTLASTGGNKTEAARLLRVTPRTLRNKLGRYGAASADAGVGTA
- a CDS encoding helix-turn-helix domain-containing protein, whose translation is MSNNAFFKFFQDLVLSRTWKKLTPSARTLYPVLAIHTDRDFKPVWPSLKRLKHLSGLGNSGIASALQSLQENGLIRIWSGKHKDGNRNNTYQFVFSYEGCQIDLAPPQGKASPAAGVGLSPAEGKATPFTHAPLLPQEDILPPRKGTNKRSRTTGTGPTKTTTTIHGDVHINIDHGTKPAVVDSLKQFFTDAMARQLAHEYPPDYIQEKIEITRYNHERGKVRDPAAYLRRALSQDYSRPPGFTTAGERDQAQAQNSKVRELMTRIRDRAIKIARHRSTGEISLVDVPTDLAYIILQGRHGTRCINTWDDVQQFDFE
- a CDS encoding MerR family transcriptional regulator yields the protein MAAFIADAAKAIGVSPATLKRWFRSAKVRDVARDRNGYRVFELSDIERLRAYANQRIEPETPFGRNTDGRSLAVN
- a CDS encoding CpsD/CapB family tyrosine-protein kinase codes for the protein MSRIQKALEKARAEQAQAPRPAGNEPAGPTYVVRPAQGGQVDPHIVAYHHPHSHLTESFRRVKAMIRGIVGADKLRTCAITSAGKGEGKSTTALNLAIAMCQDFDQRVCLVDADLRRPRVHRLLGFTPRRGLSDVLNGDALPEDVLIADTVPRLTVLPGGRSSRTPSEMLGSPRMRQLIEELKSRFDFVLFDTPPVLTVADAIVLGPMTDGVILVIQAGKVRKRPVERAVELLHNSRILGFILNRGDMVLSHYGYRYYDRGYYY